A single region of the Pogoniulus pusillus isolate bPogPus1 chromosome 44, bPogPus1.pri, whole genome shotgun sequence genome encodes:
- the LOC135192804 gene encoding uncharacterized protein LOC135192804, with product MRRLATAQRSRSRRGSVTQAPIQRGPWPSCSPSLVTERRRRMAWSQQQMSLCWLEVTHWMAMMMPGTLLTLGRSLCLDREPGKCPRNQRKDQDPEMNLEMAQSWLEVTQWMAMMMPGRCLALHRILCLDRETGKFPGSQRKEQDPEIWLEGQTCAHRAVLRALELGQMPGPGPWRAQAMMMLKSCLLHIPLRTHGGDSTAS from the exons ATGAGGAGATTGGCTACAGCACAGCGTAGCAGAAGCAGGAGAGGTTCAGTGACTCAG GCTCCTATTCAGAGGGGTCCTTGGCCAAGCTGCAGCCCAAGCCTGGtgacagagaggaggaggaggatggcctGGAGTCAACAGCAG AtgtctctgtgctggctggaggTGACCCACTGGATGGCTATGATGATGCCAGGGACATTGCTAACCCTGGGCAGGAGCCTGTGTTTAGACAGGGAGCCAGGGAAATGCCCAAGGAACCAGAGGAAGGATCAGGACCCAGAGATGAACCTGGAG ATGGCTCAGTCCTGGCTGGAGGTGACCCAGTGGATGGCTATGATGATGCCAGGGAGATGTCTGGCCCTGCACAGGATCCTGTGTTTAGACAGGGAGACAGGGAAATTCCCAGGGAgccagaggaaggagcaggaccCAGAGATATGGCTGGAG GGGCAAACCTGtgctcacagagcagtgctgagggccctggagctgGGGCAGATGCCTGGGCCCGGTCCCTGGAGAGCACAGGCTATGATGATGctgaagagctgcctgctgcacatcCCCCTGAGGACACATGGAGGCGACAGCACAGCTTCCTGA